Proteins encoded by one window of Chloroflexota bacterium:
- a CDS encoding glycosyltransferase family 39 protein produces the protein MSADSQRFSLFTCRRIGAVILIAALCFVLAVFAQRNLDRKVRDYRGYLPYGVAAVAFALAFGNVALEESSNPDEVAVSRALTKLKAIGPVVAVSLLVALLGCLDFSGNRFRPLGLMLWVGGLCLCMGYLYVNDSPTRLGEWVTALATGKTVAISRKWLLLALAMLVGALLRLQQLDVVPADIGWDLPYNFTDALSILRGEYRIFFPANLGREGLFFYLIALVARFAPLSHFSLKLTSALVGILTIPALYLAARRLFPESVAFGAAFLLAVNRWHIVLSRAGFRVILLPLFSILVLYAFVRALQSYRPFDFALAGLVLGLGFHTYFPYLFVPGALVLALLLLILGGRRLPWRVLLPLLAIMFAVALVVYAPLIRYALENPKEYIARAALQARLLKGDERRTGLNLSFLMDNMRTTLLMFNVYGDGNSRFNVPAFRHFGFVSGVLLVLGSFYALRRWRHENNGILLAFFFVLMLPSGLMALPRELPNIFRASGTIGPGLVLAALPLPVVGRCLRDLSSELPDWDFRIKLRLSSFEGAYEFVWQLGRRGLLLLLPAIAMVLLLVFEYRETRRFYFRDFVNVLPDKQNVSVAKEMARQIETYGDPESSFIKVWPHWFDGRALLMYLRQESEKEWNPYFYLDKLDPNQPPLSLITERALFILHPADQEGLFVLRNAFAHSTTKPYLFPDGTPAFVLVYVER, from the coding sequence ATGTCGGCAGATTCTCAGCGCTTTAGCTTGTTTACATGTCGTCGCATAGGCGCAGTAATCTTGATTGCTGCTCTTTGCTTTGTCCTTGCCGTGTTTGCTCAGCGAAATCTGGATCGCAAGGTCAGGGACTACCGCGGATACCTGCCTTATGGGGTTGCTGCAGTGGCTTTCGCTCTAGCGTTTGGAAACGTGGCCCTGGAAGAATCCTCAAACCCCGATGAAGTAGCGGTATCCCGTGCTTTGACAAAACTCAAAGCCATTGGCCCGGTAGTAGCGGTATCACTGCTTGTAGCACTCCTGGGCTGCTTGGATTTTAGCGGCAATCGTTTCCGCCCTCTCGGGCTCATGTTATGGGTTGGCGGGCTGTGCCTGTGTATGGGTTATCTCTATGTGAATGATAGCCCTACAAGGCTGGGCGAGTGGGTTACGGCGCTCGCCACTGGGAAAACGGTGGCCATTTCGCGCAAATGGCTATTGCTCGCATTAGCCATGTTGGTTGGAGCCTTGCTGCGCTTGCAGCAATTGGATGTGGTGCCTGCGGATATTGGTTGGGATTTACCTTATAATTTTACCGATGCGCTGTCCATTCTGCGCGGGGAATATCGCATTTTCTTCCCAGCGAATCTGGGCCGGGAGGGTTTATTTTTCTATTTAATCGCCTTGGTAGCTCGCTTCGCTCCATTAAGCCACTTTTCGCTCAAATTAACCTCTGCGCTGGTGGGCATCTTGACCATTCCGGCGTTGTACTTAGCAGCACGCAGGCTGTTTCCGGAGTCTGTCGCATTTGGTGCGGCTTTTCTGCTAGCAGTCAATCGCTGGCACATTGTGCTCAGTCGTGCTGGTTTTCGCGTTATCCTCCTGCCGCTTTTTTCCATCTTGGTGCTATATGCCTTTGTGCGGGCGTTGCAGAGTTACCGCCCTTTCGATTTTGCCTTGGCAGGGCTAGTGCTTGGATTGGGTTTCCACACCTATTTCCCTTATCTATTTGTCCCTGGGGCACTTGTGCTTGCCTTGCTTCTGCTCATACTAGGCGGGCGACGCTTGCCGTGGCGTGTTCTTCTTCCTTTGCTGGCTATCATGTTTGCGGTTGCCCTGGTCGTGTATGCGCCGTTGATTCGGTATGCTTTGGAGAACCCTAAGGAATATATCGCCCGCGCCGCCTTGCAGGCGCGATTGCTCAAAGGCGATGAACGTAGGACAGGACTGAACCTATCTTTCTTGATGGACAACATGCGCACCACCTTGCTCATGTTCAATGTATATGGGGATGGCAATTCTCGTTTCAATGTACCTGCATTTCGCCATTTTGGTTTTGTCAGCGGGGTATTATTGGTACTTGGTTCATTCTACGCATTGCGCCGGTGGCGCCACGAGAACAATGGCATCCTCTTGGCCTTTTTCTTCGTGCTCATGCTGCCATCAGGCTTGATGGCATTGCCACGCGAGCTGCCCAATATCTTTCGTGCCTCAGGCACTATTGGGCCAGGTTTGGTGTTGGCTGCGCTTCCCTTGCCGGTGGTGGGCAGGTGTCTGAGAGATTTGAGCAGTGAACTCCCGGATTGGGATTTTCGCATTAAACTCAGGCTATCATCTTTTGAGGGTGCATATGAATTTGTTTGGCAACTGGGAAGGCGCGGCCTGCTCCTCCTATTGCCCGCAATCGCGATGGTATTGTTGCTCGTGTTCGAGTATCGAGAGACCCGGCGCTTTTATTTCCGCGACTTTGTCAATGTTCTGCCTGACAAGCAGAATGTATCCGTAGCCAAGGAGATGGCCCGGCAAATAGAAACCTATGGCGATCCAGAATCGTCCTTTATCAAGGTATGGCCTCATTGGTTTGATGGGCGGGCGTTGTTAATGTACTTGCGGCAGGAAAGTGAAAAGGAGTGGAATCCGTACTTCTATTTGGATAAACTTGACCCTAATCAACCACCGCTGTCCCTGATCACGGAACGGGCGCTTTTCATATTGCATCCTGCTGACCAGGAAGGGCTGTTTGTGCTGCGCAATGCTTTTGCGCATAGCACAACCAAGCCATATCTCTTCCCTGATGGCACTCCTGCGTTTGTGTTAGTTTACGTTGAACGCTAA
- a CDS encoding M23 family metallopeptidase, translating to MTADGDPVSSSDEQQDVASHIAWMRLRTLWVQLRQMGLLSRLVLHVCFLAMLVASLWLSKAVILPQDVFWFPSIAAQQGSPSASLAEVSVSRVGIGGEAADVLVCAVVPHTTIPRRYRIDPITYTVEAGDNVSTIAEKFGVSVETILWANGNLEDNPDYLDIGDVLTILPVSGVYHTVVKGDTLESIAEKYKVRVEDITSYEGNYLQEPYTITVGQKLIVPGGRKPYQVRHVVAWSGPIPENAKRGTGKFGWPVSGYITQRYSEVHPAVDIGVPEGTPVKAADSGYIAVVGRSDTGYGRYVLIDHGNGFQTVYAHLSVIYVEVGHSVGKGQTIGLSGNTGKSTGPHLHFEIKLNGVRRNPFIYLK from the coding sequence ATGACTGCTGACGGTGACCCCGTGAGTAGTTCGGACGAACAACAAGATGTAGCATCGCATATAGCCTGGATGAGACTGAGAACGCTCTGGGTGCAGCTTAGGCAGATGGGCCTGCTGTCTCGTCTTGTGCTACATGTCTGTTTCCTAGCTATGCTAGTTGCCAGTCTTTGGCTCAGCAAGGCAGTGATCCTCCCCCAGGATGTATTTTGGTTTCCCTCCATTGCCGCGCAACAGGGATCCCCAAGCGCTTCATTGGCCGAAGTGTCTGTATCAAGGGTCGGCATTGGCGGGGAAGCTGCTGATGTTTTGGTCTGCGCTGTTGTCCCGCATACAACAATTCCCAGACGGTATCGTATTGACCCCATTACATACACGGTTGAGGCTGGTGACAATGTTTCCACTATAGCCGAAAAGTTTGGGGTTAGCGTCGAGACAATCCTTTGGGCCAATGGCAATCTAGAAGACAATCCGGACTATCTGGACATTGGGGATGTACTGACTATTCTGCCCGTTTCTGGTGTATACCATACTGTCGTGAAGGGCGATACGCTGGAAAGCATCGCAGAGAAATACAAGGTGCGGGTGGAGGATATCACCAGCTACGAAGGCAATTACCTGCAGGAGCCCTATACTATTACGGTGGGGCAGAAGCTGATCGTGCCTGGTGGGCGCAAACCCTACCAGGTGCGTCATGTCGTCGCTTGGTCAGGTCCCATCCCTGAGAATGCCAAGCGTGGCACAGGAAAATTCGGTTGGCCCGTAAGTGGCTACATTACACAAAGGTACAGCGAAGTCCACCCTGCTGTGGATATTGGAGTACCCGAGGGAACGCCGGTGAAAGCGGCAGATTCTGGGTACATAGCGGTCGTTGGTCGCAGTGACACTGGGTATGGTCGCTACGTGTTGATTGACCATGGAAATGGCTTTCAGACCGTCTATGCTCACCTCAGTGTTATCTACGTAGAGGTAGGGCACTCCGTGGGCAAGGGGCAAACCATTGGTCTTTCCGGCAATACAGGCAAATCCACAGGTCCTCACCTACATTTCGAGATCAAACTGAACGGTGTGCGCAGAAACCCCTTCATTTACCTAAAGTGA
- a CDS encoding glycosyltransferase family 39 protein, which yields MRSRTRSLWGILSLVAVWLAINGQRHLAMRDYVLDGVVFIALAVVLFLLVVTREESGSSALWPRSATPQQESQRITLTHGRVQQLLIYATVLLAVVAFVSLAKNRFTLRGVLCWWGAVIAWLLATWEVRSRSLSIKLPSADAVKEFMRAGVLVIRTHWVTLALLGIFLLALFFRVYRIDAIPIDPESDHVEASKDVWDILQGQYRIFFPRNTGREPTQFYLTAALSRILGYGFVTLKLTMALVGVLNVIPMYFLGKELVDKRFGLLAAFFVAISYWHVIISRIGLRIVLAPLWTAATLYFLFRAFRTRQRNDFLLTGLSLGLGLYGYYAFRIMPLLIVVLCALKVLVDREPGFQLGRFVQHFILLVITSALVFLPMLRYMYDEPKMYWYRALTRTTDLEVSSPRDNLKVFADNVKRTLLMFNWIGDDAWPESVPLRPALDYVSGGLFVLGAAYVLYLLLVKRKPLALYLVVSVFILLLPCTLAIAFPIEVPSNLRASAVIPVVILMVALPVYLLAKRVVQTLRGSMGILLVVVLVGLMLWQAARLNFQTYFVDYREHYRRSAWNATDMARVIQSFGDIYGGIQNAYLICTPYWIDGWAISLVLGDITWANFIFQPSDMEPHLAEPRNRLYIYNPINVEAERWLLEHYPNGQLMRFEAFSPDKNFMIFFAPARW from the coding sequence TTGAGATCTAGGACGCGTTCACTATGGGGTATCCTAAGCCTTGTCGCTGTATGGCTGGCAATCAATGGCCAGCGCCACCTCGCTATGCGCGACTATGTTCTGGATGGGGTGGTCTTTATTGCCCTTGCGGTAGTGCTTTTCCTGCTCGTGGTGACGCGAGAGGAAAGCGGGTCTTCCGCACTGTGGCCCCGTAGCGCTACTCCTCAACAAGAGTCGCAGCGAATTACTCTGACTCATGGACGCGTGCAACAACTGCTGATATATGCGACCGTTTTGCTTGCGGTTGTTGCGTTTGTCTCCCTAGCCAAGAACCGCTTTACCCTGCGTGGAGTATTGTGCTGGTGGGGCGCTGTCATCGCCTGGCTGCTAGCAACATGGGAAGTGCGCTCTCGTTCTTTGAGCATCAAGTTGCCCAGCGCTGATGCTGTGAAAGAGTTTATGCGTGCTGGTGTCTTGGTGATACGAACCCACTGGGTTACGTTGGCATTGCTGGGCATTTTTTTGTTGGCTCTGTTCTTCCGTGTCTATCGCATTGATGCTATCCCGATAGATCCAGAGTCCGACCATGTCGAGGCTTCAAAGGATGTCTGGGACATCCTACAGGGCCAGTACCGCATCTTTTTCCCGCGCAACACGGGGCGTGAGCCCACTCAATTCTATCTGACGGCGGCTCTATCTCGGATTCTTGGCTATGGCTTTGTTACTCTGAAATTGACCATGGCGCTGGTCGGCGTATTGAATGTCATCCCCATGTATTTCCTGGGCAAGGAATTGGTGGATAAACGATTCGGCCTCCTGGCGGCGTTCTTTGTCGCCATTTCTTACTGGCACGTCATCATCAGCCGCATTGGTCTGCGCATTGTGCTTGCTCCGCTGTGGACTGCGGCCACGCTTTACTTTCTCTTCCGCGCCTTTCGCACTAGGCAACGCAATGACTTTTTGCTCACTGGGTTGTCCCTCGGATTGGGGTTATATGGCTACTACGCTTTTCGCATCATGCCGCTGCTGATTGTGGTCCTCTGCGCCTTGAAGGTTTTAGTTGATCGTGAACCAGGGTTCCAATTGGGGCGCTTTGTGCAACATTTTATTTTGCTGGTCATTACTTCAGCACTGGTCTTTTTGCCGATGCTTCGTTATATGTACGATGAGCCCAAGATGTATTGGTACCGTGCTTTGACCCGGACAACAGATCTGGAAGTTTCAAGCCCGCGTGATAACCTGAAAGTTTTTGCTGACAACGTAAAACGGACCCTCTTGATGTTCAATTGGATAGGAGACGACGCCTGGCCAGAGAGCGTGCCCCTTCGACCTGCGCTCGACTATGTCAGTGGCGGATTGTTTGTCCTGGGAGCGGCGTACGTGCTTTACTTGCTGCTCGTGAAACGAAAGCCACTCGCGCTTTACCTTGTCGTGTCCGTCTTCATCTTGCTTTTGCCTTGCACTCTAGCGATTGCTTTTCCTATAGAGGTTCCCAGCAACCTTCGTGCTTCTGCGGTCATTCCTGTGGTGATTTTAATGGTGGCTTTGCCTGTGTACCTGTTGGCGAAGAGGGTGGTGCAAACGTTGCGCGGTAGCATGGGCATCTTGCTCGTGGTTGTCTTGGTTGGATTGATGCTGTGGCAAGCAGCACGGCTCAACTTCCAGACCTATTTCGTTGACTATCGTGAACACTACCGTCGCTCCGCCTGGAACGCAACGGATATGGCGCGCGTTATTCAGTCGTTTGGCGATATATACGGAGGTATACAGAATGCTTATCTCATCTGTACGCCGTATTGGATTGATGGGTGGGCGATCTCGTTGGTGTTGGGGGACATTACCTGGGCCAACTTTATTTTTCAGCCAAGCGATATGGAGCCCCATCTGGCCGAGCCGCGCAATCGGTTGTATATCTATAATCCCATCAATGTAGAAGCGGAGAGGTGGCTGCTAGAGCACTATCCCAACGGTCAATTGATGCGTTTCGAGGCTTTTTCCCCGGACAAAAATTTCATGATTTTCTTTGCCCCGGCTCGGTGGTGA
- a CDS encoding flippase-like domain-containing protein: MKNWRLWIGILVSVVCLYLIARDMDFRSLLAALSQVHYAFLLPTLGILVFTFLARALRWRLLLSPRSGFRLCRMFNLVNIGYLVNHISPLRLGDVLRACLCAQLESLGMVHALATVAVERVADTLVILLLLLCLIPFLSLPVAFLRPAFGVGLVAMGAVVCLVFLAMQRKRGLELFERLLTRFGFLNRVWIRRGFTSAMDGLAALGSLRSAARVLLWSLAIWISTAIEFYVVMWAVGLQLPFTAALAVVCFTSLGMVVPSSPGYIGVFEYTTVLSLSLFGVSKEMALGYALVLHALSYLVVAVLGLVAIWIEGYSYTSLRETLNQVESNRLVT; this comes from the coding sequence ATGAAAAATTGGCGTCTATGGATTGGTATCCTCGTCAGTGTGGTTTGTCTCTATCTCATTGCCAGAGACATGGATTTCCGCAGTCTGCTGGCGGCGCTCAGCCAAGTGCATTATGCTTTCCTTTTGCCCACGTTGGGCATTCTGGTTTTCACTTTCCTGGCGCGCGCCTTGCGCTGGCGTCTCCTATTGAGCCCGCGCTCGGGATTCCGCTTGTGTCGGATGTTCAACCTCGTGAATATTGGCTACCTGGTCAACCACATCTCTCCGCTGCGATTGGGGGATGTATTGCGGGCTTGTTTATGTGCACAGTTAGAGTCTCTGGGCATGGTACACGCATTAGCCACGGTAGCCGTAGAGCGCGTTGCTGACACGCTGGTCATTTTGCTTTTGCTGCTCTGTCTGATTCCCTTTTTGTCGCTGCCTGTTGCATTTCTTCGTCCGGCATTTGGCGTTGGCTTGGTGGCAATGGGGGCAGTGGTGTGCCTTGTCTTCTTAGCTATGCAACGCAAGCGTGGTTTGGAGCTGTTTGAGCGGTTGCTGACGCGATTTGGCTTTCTGAATCGGGTGTGGATACGAAGAGGCTTCACATCGGCTATGGATGGCCTGGCTGCCCTAGGTTCGCTGCGAAGTGCGGCAAGAGTGCTGCTATGGTCGCTGGCTATCTGGATCAGCACAGCGATAGAATTCTACGTGGTGATGTGGGCGGTTGGGCTGCAGTTACCCTTTACTGCCGCTTTGGCTGTGGTCTGCTTTACGTCGCTCGGCATGGTGGTACCTTCCTCGCCTGGCTACATCGGGGTGTTCGAGTACACTACGGTGCTCTCTCTTTCCCTGTTCGGTGTGAGCAAGGAAATGGCACTGGGCTATGCATTGGTGCTCCATGCCCTGAGTTATCTTGTTGTGGCAGTGCTGGGGCTTGTGGCCATTTGGATAGAGGGCTACTCCTATACAAGTCTACGTGAGACACTAAACCAGGTGGAGTCCAATCGTCTTGTTACATAA
- a CDS encoding glycosyltransferase family 4 protein: MKILVILTYYYPHWTGLTAYARRLAEGLARRGHQITVLTSRYWRSLPKEEVHQGVRIVRLEPLMRISRGLVMPGFPMAAYRLIKEHDVVQVHIPILESPLVTALAKRAGKKVVITHHGDLVMPSKPFDQFVELSVTWLMRQALKSAARITIHTQDYADNSAFLKPFQEKLFQVLPPVEIPQPIPEQVAAWRRELRLDQAKLVGFAGRFVEEKGFDFLLKAIPYILDKIPEASFVYAGEVNVVYESFFEQWRHLVERWKDYIVMLGLLNDAQKVANFYAMCDVLALPSRTDCFPMVQVEAMLCGTPTVATDIPGLRVPVQLTKMGRLVRPQDERALAEGIIEVLTNRDKYIRNREEIAAIFDLEKTIDKYEQLFQSLVQSGD; encoded by the coding sequence GTGAAAATATTGGTGATATTGACGTATTACTATCCCCATTGGACTGGTTTGACAGCCTATGCTAGACGTTTGGCGGAAGGATTGGCGCGTCGTGGACATCAAATTACGGTGCTCACTTCCCGCTATTGGCGCTCCCTGCCTAAGGAAGAGGTGCATCAGGGAGTGCGCATTGTGCGCCTTGAACCTTTGATGCGCATTAGCCGGGGACTGGTCATGCCCGGCTTTCCCATGGCAGCCTATCGGTTGATCAAAGAACATGATGTGGTACAAGTTCATATACCCATCCTGGAATCTCCGTTGGTCACCGCTTTGGCGAAAAGGGCAGGGAAAAAAGTAGTGATCACCCATCATGGGGATTTGGTGATGCCTTCTAAACCGTTTGATCAGTTTGTGGAACTGAGCGTCACCTGGCTGATGCGACAGGCACTGAAAAGCGCAGCGCGGATCACGATACACACGCAGGACTATGCAGATAACTCTGCTTTCCTTAAGCCATTCCAAGAAAAGTTGTTTCAGGTTCTGCCACCAGTTGAAATACCCCAGCCCATTCCCGAGCAGGTCGCAGCCTGGCGTCGTGAGCTGCGGCTCGATCAAGCCAAGTTGGTGGGATTTGCCGGGCGCTTTGTGGAGGAAAAGGGTTTCGATTTTCTGCTTAAAGCGATACCTTATATTTTGGACAAGATACCCGAGGCAAGTTTTGTCTATGCCGGGGAAGTCAACGTCGTCTATGAGTCTTTCTTTGAACAATGGCGCCATCTCGTGGAGCGTTGGAAAGACTATATTGTTATGCTGGGTCTGCTAAACGATGCACAAAAGGTAGCGAATTTCTATGCCATGTGCGATGTCTTGGCCCTGCCCAGCCGCACGGACTGTTTTCCCATGGTGCAGGTGGAAGCAATGCTCTGTGGCACGCCGACCGTGGCAACGGATATCCCGGGGTTGCGCGTGCCCGTGCAGTTGACGAAAATGGGACGTCTTGTGCGGCCGCAGGATGAACGAGCGCTGGCAGAAGGAATCATCGAGGTATTGACCAATCGCGACAAGTATATCCGCAATCGGGAGGAAATCGCTGCTATTTTCGATCTAGAGAAGACCATTGACAAATACGAGCAACTGTTTCAGAGCCTGGTTCAATCAGGAGATTGA
- a CDS encoding DUF3795 domain-containing protein translates to MPNHHLIGRCGLYCGACAIYRAYQDGQQFQEALAKRHNCSAEQVRCEGCQDLTEACWGYDCPIVLCLRTQGYEFCYEYVNWTNKNCEKYAQIANSYAARGEDVYANLHAIQAGCVKDWLQQQEQRWRCPACGQPCAVWDDNCRWCGEALSTIGKS, encoded by the coding sequence ATGCCAAATCATCATTTGATCGGACGATGCGGTCTTTACTGTGGAGCCTGCGCGATTTACCGAGCTTACCAAGATGGCCAACAATTTCAGGAAGCGCTGGCCAAGAGGCACAACTGCTCCGCAGAACAGGTTCGTTGCGAGGGCTGCCAAGACCTCACTGAGGCATGTTGGGGCTATGATTGCCCTATCGTGCTATGCCTACGAACTCAGGGGTATGAGTTCTGCTACGAGTACGTCAACTGGACAAACAAGAATTGCGAGAAGTACGCGCAAATAGCCAACTCCTATGCCGCACGCGGTGAGGATGTGTATGCTAACTTGCATGCTATTCAGGCAGGCTGTGTGAAGGACTGGCTACAGCAACAAGAGCAACGCTGGCGCTGCCCTGCTTGTGGCCAGCCCTGCGCTGTTTGGGATGACAACTGCCGCTGGTGTGGCGAAGCACTGAGCACAATAGGAAAGAGCTAA
- a CDS encoding FkbM family methyltransferase, translated as MLAAFLGLPLSRPFVIELRNGYRFKVRTRMDIWIIKEICLERQYEKASVAIEKDWVVLDIGAGLGDFAVHVAKEHPSSTIYAYEPFPQSFALLQENLLLNRIENVQAFPYAVCAQAGPAPFHIASEAVAHSTVAAQDRMLSECIEVPGITLEQLLAELRLSKCDYVKMDCEGAEYEVLFQTSAETLQRIHHLCLEYHDGINGFSHQDLVRFLEQRGFQAIKLTPCPAHRHLGLLYAQNPQWTSNCPACVGQSPD; from the coding sequence ATGCTGGCCGCATTCCTTGGGCTGCCCCTCTCTCGTCCATTCGTCATCGAATTGCGCAACGGCTACCGTTTCAAAGTTCGGACTCGCATGGATATCTGGATTATCAAAGAGATTTGCCTCGAACGCCAGTACGAGAAAGCAAGCGTCGCAATAGAGAAGGATTGGGTCGTGCTGGACATCGGTGCCGGCCTGGGTGATTTTGCTGTCCATGTTGCTAAGGAGCACCCTTCTAGCACGATTTATGCTTATGAACCATTTCCACAATCCTTTGCGTTATTGCAAGAGAATCTCCTCCTCAATCGCATCGAGAATGTCCAAGCGTTCCCCTACGCAGTTTGTGCCCAAGCTGGTCCAGCGCCTTTTCACATCGCTTCGGAAGCAGTGGCACATAGCACAGTTGCCGCCCAGGACAGAATGCTGAGCGAGTGTATCGAGGTGCCTGGCATCACCCTCGAACAACTACTCGCAGAGCTGCGCTTGTCAAAATGCGATTACGTCAAAATGGACTGTGAAGGTGCGGAATATGAAGTTCTCTTTCAGACCAGCGCAGAGACCTTGCAACGCATCCACCATCTCTGCCTTGAATACCACGATGGGATCAATGGATTCTCACACCAGGATCTGGTGCGTTTCCTAGAGCAACGTGGCTTCCAAGCGATCAAACTCACGCCCTGCCCCGCTCACCGCCATTTGGGTTTGCTCTATGCCCAGAACCCACAATGGACGAGCAATTGCCCCGCTTGCGTCGGTCAATCTCCTGATTGA
- a CDS encoding glycosyltransferase family 39 protein, whose product MQKWADLVLLGLLTVAFVLRVYGLDWDRGFFFHPDERQILMVVARLSWPQNPFTLFTPDSTLNPHFFAYGSFPLYLLRLFASLLSLWRAEWASISRFYLLGRLLSAFFDTLTVLTTYLLARKVYGQRVALLAAGFVTFTVLHIQQAHFYTVDTLLTLLVLLAVNKAVDVARDGRLRNGLQLGLIFGVALATKISVLPLVAVILMAWLVFAWTSPGNWKQSWQQLRAAWQQVKSRVFATFGLAVGCFVLLQPYAVIDGYQFAIGVGQEIAMARGWYDFPYTRQYIGTVPYLYHVRQILLFAMGLPLGLLGLVGLLWLSVRLWRHFSRDDAILLSWPLLYIVANGGAHAKFIRYTLPVLPFLSLASAAIWAHAWDALGRVNSDQALRFQALMRWVLALLLCMVLLATIFYAFAFLNIYRQVHPWLQATDWLCQHAPAGSTILTEYWDDPLPVQGGAKRGGCPKEYVFITLDMYAVDTEDKEAELLSAIETCDYIVLSSQRLYVPILRLSERYSISSRYYQRLFAGQLGFQLVAAPAVYPHWMGITLLDNPRAGLLLSSPSLLATSKPGGLVLNLGQADESFTVYDHPQPFIFAKVLRLSRQELQALLTP is encoded by the coding sequence ATGCAAAAATGGGCTGACCTCGTGTTGCTCGGGCTCTTGACCGTTGCGTTTGTTCTACGGGTGTATGGACTCGATTGGGATCGCGGGTTTTTCTTTCACCCGGATGAGCGCCAGATTCTGATGGTTGTCGCCCGGCTGTCATGGCCACAAAATCCCTTTACGCTTTTTACCCCTGACAGTACACTTAACCCACACTTCTTTGCCTATGGCTCTTTTCCCCTTTATTTGCTAAGGTTATTTGCTTCGCTGCTCTCGCTCTGGCGCGCAGAGTGGGCGTCCATATCTCGTTTCTACCTCTTGGGTCGGCTTCTCTCTGCGTTCTTTGACACGCTTACGGTGTTGACTACATACCTGTTAGCTCGTAAAGTGTATGGCCAGCGCGTAGCACTCCTTGCAGCCGGTTTTGTCACTTTCACCGTCTTGCATATTCAACAGGCTCATTTCTACACGGTGGATACCTTGCTCACTCTGTTGGTCCTTTTGGCAGTCAACAAGGCAGTGGATGTCGCACGAGATGGAAGGCTCCGCAATGGATTGCAGCTTGGCTTGATTTTCGGTGTTGCTTTGGCAACCAAGATCAGCGTGTTGCCGCTGGTTGCCGTAATTTTGATGGCCTGGCTGGTATTTGCCTGGACCTCGCCAGGGAACTGGAAGCAGTCCTGGCAGCAATTACGAGCGGCTTGGCAGCAGGTGAAATCGAGAGTATTTGCGACCTTTGGCTTGGCTGTAGGGTGCTTTGTCCTGCTGCAACCCTATGCCGTGATTGATGGATACCAATTCGCCATTGGGGTTGGCCAGGAGATCGCGATGGCTCGAGGGTGGTATGATTTCCCGTACACACGCCAATACATTGGCACTGTGCCCTATCTTTACCACGTCCGACAAATCCTCTTGTTCGCCATGGGTCTGCCTTTGGGATTGCTAGGTCTGGTTGGTTTGCTGTGGCTTTCTGTGCGCCTGTGGCGGCATTTTTCCCGCGATGATGCCATTTTGCTCTCCTGGCCTCTTTTGTACATTGTCGCGAATGGTGGGGCGCACGCCAAATTCATTCGCTATACCTTGCCCGTGTTGCCCTTTCTCTCGCTAGCCAGTGCAGCAATCTGGGCACACGCCTGGGATGCTCTTGGCAGGGTGAACAGTGACCAAGCATTGCGCTTTCAAGCACTCATGAGATGGGTGCTGGCGCTGCTACTGTGTATGGTTTTGCTGGCCACGATATTCTATGCATTTGCCTTTCTCAACATCTACCGGCAGGTTCATCCTTGGTTACAAGCTACTGACTGGCTTTGCCAGCATGCACCTGCGGGAAGCACTATTTTGACGGAGTACTGGGATGATCCCTTGCCTGTTCAAGGGGGTGCTAAGCGCGGAGGATGCCCTAAGGAGTATGTTTTCATTACCTTGGATATGTATGCAGTAGATACGGAGGACAAAGAGGCAGAGTTGTTAAGTGCTATTGAAACCTGTGATTACATCGTCCTCTCCAGCCAGAGGCTCTATGTGCCCATCTTGCGTCTATCTGAGCGTTATTCTATATCTAGCCGCTATTATCAGCGATTGTTCGCAGGACAGCTTGGCTTTCAGTTGGTTGCTGCCCCGGCCGTGTACCCGCATTGGATGGGCATTACTTTGTTGGATAATCCGCGCGCTGGGTTGTTGCTATCCTCGCCTTCGCTCCTTGCAACCAGCAAGCCCGGTGGATTGGTTCTCAACCTGGGTCAGGCTGATGAGAGTTTTACCGTGTACGATCATCCCCAACCTTTCATCTTTGCCAAAGTCTTGCGCCTTTCGCGTCAAGAACTTCAGGCACTGCTCACTCCTTGA
- a CDS encoding cyclic-di-AMP receptor yields the protein MKLVVAIVQDVDSRGLLDALMAEGYRATKISTMGGFLVRGNATVLIGIQDDRVEDVLAILRQHCHARREFVSPVMPLSEAAAARQWVQPLEVEVGGATVFVLNVERFEQL from the coding sequence ATGAAATTGGTCGTGGCCATCGTACAGGATGTGGATTCAAGGGGGCTGCTGGATGCCCTGATGGCCGAGGGGTACCGTGCGACAAAGATAAGCACGATGGGTGGCTTCCTGGTGCGCGGGAACGCGACGGTTTTGATCGGCATACAGGACGATCGTGTCGAGGATGTGCTGGCCATTCTGCGTCAGCATTGTCATGCCCGCCGCGAATTCGTGTCGCCAGTCATGCCCCTTAGCGAGGCAGCAGCTGCGCGACAATGGGTGCAACCTCTGGAGGTTGAAGTAGGAGGTGCAACGGTATTTGTGCTGAATGTGGAACGCTTCGAACAGCTATAA